One window of the Archangium primigenium genome contains the following:
- a CDS encoding NADPH-dependent FMN reductase has translation MLRVAIIVGSTRPGRNAEAVARWVHECSRKRTDAEFELVDLLDFSLPLLDEPIPPSQGQYTHAHTKAWSAKIQSFDAYVFVTPEYNHSTSGALKNALDYLYKEWNNKVAGFVGYGSAGGTRAVEQLRLIMAELQVATVRAQVALSLRTDFENYKTFTPAAHHEKTLDSLLDQVIAWGGALKTLRPG, from the coding sequence ATGCTCAGAGTCGCCATCATCGTGGGAAGCACGCGTCCGGGCCGGAACGCGGAGGCGGTTGCCCGCTGGGTCCACGAGTGCTCCAGGAAGCGGACGGACGCCGAGTTCGAGCTGGTGGACCTGCTGGACTTCTCGCTCCCCCTGCTCGACGAGCCGATTCCCCCCTCCCAAGGCCAGTACACCCACGCGCACACGAAGGCCTGGTCCGCGAAGATCCAGTCCTTCGACGCCTATGTCTTCGTGACCCCCGAGTACAACCACAGCACGTCGGGCGCGCTCAAGAACGCGCTCGACTACCTGTATAAGGAGTGGAACAACAAGGTGGCCGGGTTCGTGGGCTACGGCAGCGCGGGGGGCACGCGCGCGGTGGAGCAACTGCGGCTCATCATGGCCGAGCTCCAGGTCGCCACCGTGCGCGCCCAGGTCGCGCTCTCGCTGCGCACCGATTTCGAGAACTACAAGACCTTCACGCCCGCCGCGCACCACGAGAAGACCCTCGACTCCCTGCTGGACCAGGTCATCGCCTGGGGCGGGGCCTTGAAGACCCTGCGCCCGGGCTGA